The nucleotide sequence TCCGACTGACTGTGGAGACGCCCCTTTTCTGCGCGTGATAATGAATCAATAATGTTCTGATCAAAGACAGTCATGATGGTGACAGAATGATTATCGTCTATTAGAGGCACTGTCAAAACACATAtagtgagagcgtggtggccaattggctaaggcgtcggactcgtgatccaaggattgctggttcgattcctgcctagttcattacgttgtgtccttgggcaagatgctttatctcacttgcctctctccaccccaggggttaaatgggtacatgTGACGTAACTTGTCATTTGGCGCAGTATATAAGTGCTGCCGACTAGAGGGATTGtttctgggacaggttatcattatccatggggtaatataacgtctgtaaagcgctttgagacctatcgctggtataaagtgctttataaaaagcaaatattatagTGTTTATACCTATCTCACAAGAATTCCCAGCAAAGCCAGGTGGACAACTGCAAAGCCCGAGTTCTGGGTCGACGAGTCCTCCGTTATAACAGCCAACAGACCCTCCACCACACCCATCATTTGGAAGGGTCTGTTCTCTAGGACAAGCTGTATGAAAGATATATTGATTGCATTAGTGCGTTGgaattatatctatatatatatactatctCAATAAATGTAACATGTAATTTATAAATTTCGATTTATATAAACGTTTAATCGTTTGAAGAATCAATTATATAGCAACTTGTCATCTACATGATGTATATACTATTCGATACAGTCAATCAATGAATATTGATTCAGTTACATATGAAATGTACAGCCTGGATATTGTTTtttcaatgatatattttacagaaaaaaTTTGAATGTATTCACCTATATATAATTATGCAATGCTGCAATTTAATTATATAAACATCATGCAGTTTATCTAAGACTTTTCTTTCTCAAACTGAATTAGTATATACACTTACCAATACATAATTTTATATGACAATTTCCTCAATCATTTACGAAAAAAGGACTCTGTCGAGGTAAGTCACGCTATCTGTGTTCTACCACTACTTCTCGATCAACTGATGTATCATTGGAAAATGGAACGGTAGAAAAATATCAGCACTGACTGTGCTTAGAAATCGAGAGATAAGTAGGAGTGATGCTGCCGCACAGTTGGGTGGGTGTCTTACAACCTCTACCCAGTGGTCTGTATTCTGGGGGCGGTCTAAGTAGTCCTATACTCTACCAATTTATCAAATTTGGATTACCTGAGAGTATGACGCGAACATATTCTTCCCAGCCAATCTTCTGTCTATTCTTACGATAAATGATGTACAATCCTGCTACATCACAACTCGATAGCTCAATTTGGTTCCTCCCATTGTACTGCTTCATCTGTATCCTTTCAAAACTTCCTTCCGCAATAAAGTCCCATCGAAGCTGTAGGTTGAAGCGGCCTGACGGTATTGAAATGGTGTAGGTAGCATCGAGTGTAGTACAAGGTGCTGCATCCGGAAAGACGGTCATGGTTGGACAAGAACCTGTCTCGATCGGTGCTATTTTGTTATCAGTAACAAATCAAAACGTGTGGAAACATGAAAGTATGAACTCAGTTAGAATTGTATAGTCTTGATATTTTACAGTCCAAGAACCTCGGTCGGTGCTATTTATTATCAGTAACAAATCAGACGTGTGGAAACATGAAAGTATGAACTCGGGTAGAATTGCATAGTCTTGAATAATTTTACAGtccaagaaaataaaagaattttCTTTATAGGGAAATAATTCATCTTTAGAGTATATGCTAAGGCATTGCTCTATGAAGTCgatattgatgatgacgtcggcCCCTCAGTACATAActaaatattaatgaaattacagaactttataaattttaataacACTGCCAGACAATTTCTTTGAACATGAACGTGAAAAACAGAGTACCGTTGGATTTCATTAAGCAACATATGTCCTTGTTAAATTTGTAGTGCACTCTAAACATGTTACTTGAGGCCACAGAAGTCGGATATGTTCCCATTGACTTTTGTGTAATGTCCGAAGAATTGATCTAATAGTCTCGGGGTTAGAATATGTAGTCCAGCCATTTTCGTTGATAAGCCGTAGATGCTTAAAGGGTCATTTTTCAATGCTTCTCAAAAGTGTTATCGGAGTAGAACCTGGACTGCTAAAAGTGTTGTCTAGCGGTGAACTACATATTGAATTAATTGTGTGGTTTAAGCCGTCCTTTGAAGGATTAGTGCAGCccatttaatttattattattattaaaaatagaCGACAAACACGCATCGTTAATCTGGGTCAAACATCAAGATGCAATTGAAGATTCTGGAAACGATCGTATGAGCGTATCATAATTTACCTTCTCGTTTTTGTAATTTATGGTAATTGATGTGGTCACTTATTCTTTCAGCCCTTTTTGAagataaaatgtaataaaagtCGTTGTGCAGTTCCATTAGGACCTGACTGATGTGATAAGGTCTTTGCagcaaatcacgactttttctCCCACCTGATATCTAATATCATTTATGCGAACGACGGAGAATAATGAAGAGAACGTTAAGGGAGAATTAGAAATAACCGagatatagaatattataacaaatgtaaccatCGATGTATCTACGTACCAGACTTCTTCACATGACTTGTCGGGGATATATAGGTGTAGGCTGTTTGTGGATAAACATCGAGCCCGTTAATCGTTTGCACTGTTGAAAATTTATATTCGTTAAGTCGAGACTTTGAGTTTCGGACTGGTCGAGGGATTCGAACTTGGAACACAGTGTTGCCATTGAAAGTACCTGAGGAAACTTGACGATCTTTTAAGTTATGTGGAAGCCATGTGTAGGTAGTCGGGGTTGAGACGCCCAGTTGATTGGTGAAAGCCCATATAAGTACGTCTTGCTTTGACCGCCGTGGTATTGTGGTCATATCGTTCACAAGTAAAAATTCCGGTTTGTCTATGAATTAATACAAAGCAGACAATACTATAACACCGCATATGGTTttgatgacttttttttttaattccaggTTGCATTACCCACAGTATGATACCAGCtgtaaatatgacattttttttatattattatataacgACATATAAACGGCGCAAACGTTATCACCTTATTGTTACTTATGTTTACACTGCAGATGTTCCATGCTTGTTTCTCGCTTTTTTAATATATCTTATCACTGATAGATAGTAACTCggaaataaatttgcaaatcaAACGAATTTCAACCGCGGACAttatatacaaaaacaaaactaaaaaaaaacccagcatGGAATTAACATTCCGATGAAGAAAGATCTACAGATACGATTGATGAGGCAGAATTAAGTGGACGTTTGCTAGATATATGTTGATTCGTCATCGTTATGATtttatttgatgaaatttgcaaACCTAGCGTAGTGAagttttggtaaaaaaatatgttgagcTTGCCAAGTGAGTGTTTACTATCAGTATTTACAAATTAAGCAATATCTGAGTCATATAACGAATgcaatgttttatatattttcgtCTCGcctaaacaccccccccccaaaaaaaaagaaggttttAACTAAGTGCTGGTAATAGTTTTTTTCACGTATATACTTCATGGCTACTTCCTCCAAACTAGTTTGGTTTCAAAGTTAGATATAGACTAGTTGGAGTATCCCACAAATATCCGGTCACGTGTCTACATATGTAGCCTACTTACGCGCTGATGATTATTCAAAATTCTaccattaatattttattcaaaaataGCTATCTACGCCTCAGCGACTGAACTGAATGTTTTACAAACTGCTAGACGGCAAGGGAGAGTGTTCCAACTTTGTTGTACCGCAACCGATTTACGTAGGGGTGCAGCCGAATTATGTATGGGGTGCAGCCGAATTATGTAGGGGGTGCTGCTGAATTACGTAGGGGTGCAACTTGACCAATGAGTAACTTTCAATGTCACGAAAAGAAAGCTCTTGAAGTAAACTCTACTTGTTATATAGCGTATTGATGATGGACAATTGGTATGTATAGCATTTTATGTATCATACCTTTTCTTATGAGAAAGTAAGGAAAAGGAGAAAACCATTGGTATCGTTTTGCATCCAACTCAAATTACTTACCGTCATCAGCTATAAGTACTTCTACAGTTGATGAAATAGTTATTGTATCAGTGAGTCCAGCATCCCAAATGCGTAAGCTGAATAATTCGAGGTTCTCAGCTGTCGTGTCGTCTATAACACCGGGCTGTATTAATGCTGATACAGTACCTACGCCACCGGTACTAGATTCCACCAAGAGTGTTGCAATCATATAATCACTGCGAACCTCAGCGGTGTCAGAAAGCAACGTAGGAATGTTATAAGCTGTGTCGGGAACGAAGGAGAAACACATGTTATACAAattagtcaggtggcttagcaacaattttcaggaaaaacgttaccggccggaaaaaagtaccaaatttggcatggagtttcttttcgacccaTCTAtagattttatccgtggaacccaatTGATCGGCTCCGATTtcccaagatggcggccaaaatccaagatggccgccagaaaaaaaggaaatgtcatatatctgccTGTAAAATCAGAGATCAACAAATacggggtcaattcaggtgtttccggggtcactgaaacagatgatggtaaTAGGATGTTGCTTGAgcaacccacttccaagatggcggccaacatccaagatggccgccagaaaaaaagtaaatgtcatatatctggcagtaaaaatcggagatggacaaatgaggggtcaatgtAGGTGTTTCCGGGCTCACTggaacagatgatggtcatgccAACGTTGCTTGGGttacccacttccaagatggcgaccagaatccaagatggccgcctgaaaaaaaggaaatttcttATATACTTATTTCCTCTTTTTCAGACTCTTTAatgatcgggaccatcaaaccgtccgtcctcaaacgtgtaaatgaaaccgggctagtaacctgactatat is from Apostichopus japonicus isolate 1M-3 chromosome 16, ASM3797524v1, whole genome shotgun sequence and encodes:
- the LOC139983420 gene encoding uncharacterized protein; protein product: MKRLTIIVACLFLSSAKAQDTIAPVVGMETVTEGNDYYMVLECMVSTTVSTDTIFALSLEKSSTSEDGYDFPTMSDHTCIVPATSATGTVSISLLDDLSIEEPESVVIFSGTASTTFTIVDNDAGGTQLVAKPRRSLYTVGESDETVDIWLDFFDSNGVAMPLEDNFGILAYNIPTLLSDTAEVRSDYMIATLLVESSTGGVGTVSALIQPGVIDDTTAENLELFSLRIWDAGLTDTITISSTVEVLIADDDKPEFLLVNDMTTIPRRSKQDVLIWAFTNQLGVSTPTTYTWLPHNLKDRQVSSGTFNGNTVFQVRIPRPVRNSKSRLNEYKFSTVQTINGLDVYPQTAYTYISPTSHVKKSAPIETGSCPTMTVFPDAAPCTTLDATYTISIPSGRFNLQLRWDFIAEGSFERIQMKQYNGRNQIELSSCDVAGLYIIYRKNRQKIGWEEYVRVILSACPREQTLPNDGCGGGSVGCYNGGLVDPELGLCSCPPGFAGNSCEIALTPGVFGGNGEFNIRDFPGSHIQGKCVMFSMHGPIGTTCAAGFGGNDCCQACKKGTFGANCVQKCHCHGVDRCDQFSGACPGDCASGFSGPNCQQHSDAK